Part of the Deltaproteobacteria bacterium genome is shown below.
GAAGCGGCGTGCGGAATGGAAGACCGCGTGGCGCTGGCCGTGGCGTGCCTCGGAGTCGTCCCTCGCAGCCTTCGCAGCCATTTTCATTTTCGGCACGCTCCTCACCGTCGGCGGCGTGTACGTGCACCGGCACTACCTGCACATCACATTCCCGTTCGAGGGCCTCCTCCTGGCGCTTCTCGCGCTGAACTACGCGCCGAAGCCGCGGCTCTGGCTCGCGGCGATCGTCATTGCGCAGCTCGGGCTCTCGGTGACGTTCCTCGACTACATCCACACCAACGGCGGCGCGCCCGGCGGCGACTACGGCCGCGCCTATCGCGGGAACTAGCGGAGCATCACGATGAACCTGTCCATCGCGCGGACCGTGGGTCTGCTGATCCTCTCCAACTGCTTCATGACCTACGCGTGGTACGGGCACTTGAAGACGCTCATCGACAAGCCCTGGTACGTGGCCGCGATCGCGTCGTGGGGGGTGGCGCTCTTCGAGTACGTCTTGCAGGTGCCCGCGAACCGCATCGGCTACGGCGTGCTCACGCTGCCGCAGCTCAAGATCATGCAGGAGGTCATCGCGCTCACGGTGTTCGTGCCGTTCGCGATGCTGGTGATGAAGCAGCCCATCAAGCTCGACTACCTCTGGGCCGGGTGCTGCATCCTGGGCGCGGTGTACTTCGTGTTCCGCGGGAGCTGAAAACGAGCTCGCCCCGAGCGAAGCCGCTCAGGGCGAGTCGATCTGCATTCTGCGTGGTCGTTAGACCATCGCCTTGATGACCGTGTCGATGGTCGTCGAGCCGGTCTTCAGGCGGTCGCCCTTGG
Proteins encoded:
- a CDS encoding DMT family protein encodes the protein MNLSIARTVGLLILSNCFMTYAWYGHLKTLIDKPWYVAAIASWGVALFEYVLQVPANRIGYGVLTLPQLKIMQEVIALTVFVPFAMLVMKQPIKLDYLWAGCCILGAVYFVFRGS